The Rhopalosiphum maidis isolate BTI-1 chromosome 1, ASM367621v3, whole genome shotgun sequence genome has a segment encoding these proteins:
- the LOC113550026 gene encoding uncharacterized protein CG43867 isoform X1, whose product MESDPLCGLSDCSSTSVRSSWSSSAAENSEDEWRHKVDELRWYIDPSLMQNGDTVKHISKYELSELEKRVLEAETRAVEAEGKVRVMEERLQAEWTTHQPDQAEKEQAISKLATQVEEQRQLRLQDAKMVEAKAARIKEWVTNKLRDLEAQNQHLREQNHKCNQQLELLRRHMAQLSADKMAVSACAGSSSPRSSTSSLHRANSTGSTHALSDNEPVYAQVDRHQKNRTPERSQRTHRRHMSACVQVPTIESADGPDMPVHEQLVNDLTTATDSLKLNAAIRPKSVCIESDIAHDYAEIYTPSREKLPWDKACNKPPTPPLHRFPSWESRIYQVANEGLSAAPTEPAMTAAAVVHPTRVVTSQGYCDISVPVYATVKGRASQIRSSPFTGDSSDDSSDGEGEHTNTANTHSVATRITNSSSTDNTDTSLSSSSPSKSHKTASTFSPIKHNSSGSPSKNTSMESGISDDYAIPPDAMSCGEDSTEWSSLVLRLNLNGAAVVADSPSRCAKTGILDKSGHLAKLGGKLKTWRRRFFVLSNGKLRYWKTQNDIARKPQREITIDDLCRITRADGAATFEISTTKKTFYLTADSIAAMEDWVKVLQNVQRHNATKLLLNNENNKPTIQGWLTKVRNGHAKRCWCVLVGKTFLYFKSSTDTSAFGQINMRDCRVETVDHVSDSDSEERDSNQPPTIALHPSHQGPPTYLLMSSKQEKDSWLYHLTVVSGSGSQSGSQFEQLIQKLMEASGDPNCVLWKHPTLLHSKEAISSPLTTLSIESLQYEAIKLFKSCQLFMSVAIENAGIDYHVVLAQNALQLCLDNWELQAELLCALVKQTSRHASHKHGVQVFSKLRHRSLFTCDAALASSPTISTTQSVVPGSPNHSMTAPSSPATSSLLDHCKANPPTYVFVQGWQLLALAVSLYVPKNTKLLWFLKLHLKRNIDNKTECGKYAAYCERALERTILNGTREVKPSRMEVLSILLKNPYHHSLPHSIPVHMLNGTYQVVGFDGSTTIEEFLCTLNQETGCRDSQHSGFTLFSDDPIEKDLEHYIESQAKLCDVISKWETALREKGSGKFENTRVIRLIFKNRLYFKSFVKKESDRERLLLCYQVNQQVVQGRFPLTKELALELAALMAQIDFGEFYCDKNRGSGGTTKELQVLQALDKFYPFRYRDGASQEAIKHLQTGLQEKWMSLKGRNLVDCVRIYLTCTRKWPYFGCTLFQAKMKHGENTVLPGTIVWLAVSEDSISLLELRSMQLIETYMFGQVLTFGGCQDDFMLVIASDSAIIESHKLLFSLSKPKILEITLLIADYMNALTQNSASLSGTLSRNMQPDILKATPDHQLHRNDSQIKKRIDS is encoded by the exons GTGCGTGTTATGGAGGAACGGCTACAAGCCGAATGGACTACTCATCAACCCGATCAGGCGGAAAAAGAACAAGCCATTAGCAAGCTGGCGACGCAGGTCGAGGAACAG CGTCAGCTGAGGCTTCAAGATGCTAAAATGGTTGAAGCCAAAGCGGCGCGCATCAAGGAATGGGTGACCAACAAACTAAGAGACCTAGAGGCTCAGAACCAGCACCTCAGAGAGCAGAACCACAAATGCAACCAGCAGCTTGAGCTGCTCAGGCGGCACATGGCTCAACTGAGCGCTGACAAAATGGCTGTGAGTGCTTGCGCCGGGTCGTCGTCACCGCGCAGCAGCACATCGTCTTTACACAGGGCAAACAGCACTGGTTCTACACA CGCCCTGTCCGACAACGAACCGGTTTACGCCCAGGTAGACCGGCACCAAAAGAACCGGACACCCGAACGGTCGCAACGAACGCACCGGCGGCACATGTCCGCTTGTGTCCAGGTACCGACTATCGAGTCTGCCGACGGACCAGACATGCCTGTCCACGAACAGTTAGTCAATGATCTAACCACCGCCACCGATTCGCTCAAACTCAACGCCGCGATTAGAC CGAAATCCGTGTGTATTGAGTCAGACATCGCCCACGACTACGCGGAGATTTACACGCCGAGCCGAGAAAAATTGCCATGGGACAAGGCGTGCAACAAGCCCCCGACGCCGCCTTTGCATAGGTTCCCGTCCTGGGAATCTCGAATCTACCAAGTGGCCAACGAAGGCCTTTCGGCGGCGCCCACGGAACCGGCTATGACGGCTGCTGCCGTTGTACATCCTACCCGAGTGGTAACGTCGCAAGGTTATTGTGATATAAGCGTCCCGGTGTACGCCACTGTCAAAGGC AGAGCCAGTCAGATCAGGTCCAGCCCGTTTACCGGTGACTCGTCAGACGACTCTAGTGACGGCGAAGGGGAGCACACTAACACAGCAAACACGCACAGCGTGGCCACTAGAATCACAAACAGTAGTAGCACTGACAATACTGACACCTCTTTGTCCAGTTCCAGTCCCAGTAAGAGTCACAAGACCGCGTCGACGTTTTCACCGATCAAACACAACTCCTCCGGGTCGCCATCGAAAA ATACTTCGATGGAGTCTGGCATATCGGACGACTACGCGATCCCACCTGATGCGATGTCATGTGGTGAAGATTCGACGGAATGGTCGTCATTGGTGCTTAGGTTGAACTTGAACGGTGCTGCAGTTGTCGCAGATAGTCCGAGCAGATGTGCCAAAACGGGTATACTCGACAAATCTGGACATTTGGCCAAGCTCGGTGGCAAGTTGAAAACGTGGAGACGACGCTTCTTCGTTCTCAGCAATGGCAAACTTCGTTATTGGAAAACacag AATGATATAGCGCGCAAACCACAACGTGAAATCACAATCGACGATCTATGTCGAATAACCCGAGCTGATGGTGCTGCTACGTTCGAAATATCGACAACCAAAAAGACATTTTACCTAACAGCAGATTCAATTGCTGCCATGGAAGATTGGGTTAAAGTTTTACAa AACGTTCAAAGACACAATGCTACCAAGTTGTTACTGaacaacgaaaataataaacccACTATTCAAGGTTGGTTAACTAAAGTGAGAAATGGACATGCTAAACGGTGCTGGTGTGTACTCGTAGGaaagacatttttatatttcaaatcgtCAACAGATAcg agTGCATTTGGACAAATCAACATGCGTGATTGCCGTGTAGAAACCGTTGATCATGTATCAGACTCTGATAGTGAAGAACGAGATTCCAATCAGCCGCCGACAATAGCTTTACACCCATCACATCAAGGTCCTCCAACTTATTTACTGATGTCTTCTAAACAAGAAAag GATTCTTGGTTATACCATCTTACTGTAGTTTCAGGAAGTGGATCACAATCTGGATCACAATTTGAACAGCTTATTCAAAAACTTATGGAAGCATCGGGAGATCCaa attgtgTATTATGGAAACATCCAACTCTTTTGCACTCCAAGGAAGCAATTAGCTCACCATTGACTACTCTATCTATTGAATCTTTACAATATGAAgccattaaattattcaag AGTTGTCAATTATTTATGTCAGTAGCTATTGAAAACGCTGGTATTGATTATCATGTGGTATTAGCACAAAATGCATTACAATTGTGCTTGGACAACTGGGAACTGCAGGCTGAGTTATTATGTGCTTTAGTTAAGCAGACGTCTAGACATGCTTCCCATAAACACGGAGTCCAGGTATTCTCCAAACTGCGGCATCGT TCGCTGTTCACGTGTGATGCTGCCCTGGCTTCGTCACCGACCATCAGCACAACCCAGTCAGTAGTGCCCGGATCACCAAACCACAGCATGACAGCACCATCAAGTCCAGCCACATCATCATTGCTGGACCACTGTAAAGCCAATCCTCCTACGTATGTGTTTGTCCAAGGTTGGCAATTGTTGGCGCTCGCTGTGTCTCTATATGTACCAAAAAACACCAAACTCCTTTGGTTCCtcaaattgcatttaaaacGCAATATTGATAAcaa gaCTGAATGTGGAAAGTACGCTGCATACTGTGAACGTGCGCTTGAACGAACAATATTGAATGGAACACGAGAAGTGAAGCCGTCAAGAATGGAAGTActatcaattttattgaaaaatcctTATCACCACTCATTGCCACACTCTATACCTGTCCATATGCTAAACGGAACCTACCAG GTTGTTGGTTTTGATGGATCAACAACTATTGAAGAGTTTTTGTGCACACTTAATCAAGAAACAGGGTGCCGAGATAGTCAACATTCAGGTTTCACATTGTTTAGCGACGATCCCATTGAAAAAGATTTAGAACACTATATTGAATCACAAGCAAAG ttgtgTGATGTGATTTCTAAATGGGAAACGGCATTGCGTGAAAAGGGTTCtggaaaatttgaaaatactaGAGTCATTCGACTCATTTTCAAGAACAGGCTGTACTTCAAATCATTTGTGAAGAAGGAATCTGACCGCGAGAGGTTGTTGCTTTGCTATCAAGTAAATCAACAAGTGGTCCAAGGCCGATTCCCTCTTACCAAAGAGCTTGCATTAGAGTTAGCTGCTTTAATGGCACAG ATCGATTTTGGTGAATtttattgtgataaaaatCGTGGTAGTGGTGGTACTACTAAAGAATTACAAGTACTTCAAGCACTTGATAAATTTTATCCATTCCGATACCGTGATGGGGCTTCTCAAGAAGCAATAAa GCACCTTCAAACTGGTCTTCAAGAAAAATGGATGTCTCTAAAAGGGAGGAATTTAGTTGATTGCGTTAGGATATACTTGACTTGTACTAGAAAGTGGCCATATTTTGGATGCACTCTTTTCCAAGCCAAA aTGAAGCATGGAGAAAATACTGTGCTGCCAGGTACTATTGTATGGTTAGCTGTATCTGAAGACAGCATAAGTCTGTTGGAATTGCGTTCAATGCAACTCATTGAAACATACATGTTTGGGCAAGTTCTGACATTTGGTGGTTGTCAGGATGATTTCATGTTGGTTATAGCATCTGACTCTGCTATCATAGAATCCCATAAGCTTTTATTTTCTCTGAGCAAGCCAAag ATCCttgaaataacattattgattGCTGACTACATGAATGCATTAACTCAGAACAGCGCATCACTTAGCGGTACACTGAGTCGTAACATGCAGCCTGACATATTAAAAGCTACTCCAGACCATCAATTGCATAGAAACGATTCACAAATTAAGAAGCGTATTGACTCAtga